The nucleotide window TCGACCAGCTCCTGGCGCTGCGCCGAGTACGTGCCGTTGTAGTCGCGCGCGATGCTTGAATAGCTGCCGCCCAGGCCGGCGGCGACCGCGCGCAGCTGGCCCTGCCGGAAGTGGATCAGGTTCGGATTCGGGCGGTTCGAGTCGATCATGCCGATCTCCTCACCGGGCTTGAGCGAATCAATGACCATGCCGGGCGCCATGCCGATCTCGCGTACACCGGAAGTAGTGTCGGCCTCGGCGTAATCATCCGGGCCGCCCTTCTTGACGTACACGGTCAGCGCCGCGGCCACTTTCGCCGCAATGCGCTCGGATTCCTCATAGTCCTTGATGTCTTCGAGCCGCGTGATCACGCTAGCGAACTCGGATATGCCTCGCGTCTGGCCGATCCGGTCCAGGCTGGCCACGTGCAGCATATTGGCCGCGTCGATCCGCTTGAGTTCGTAGGAGCCCTTCCCCCAATTGTCGGAGCCCGGGAATGCCTTGTAGACCCAGTAGCCGACTGCCTTGCCCCAGGCATTGCGTTCTACGCCCTGCGCGATGCGGCGGTCGGCATCGGCATAATGCAGCGGGAGATAGTCGGCCTCCATCAACTCAAGGGAGTATGGCACCCGGCTGCCGTGATCCAGGAATGGTACGGCGCCGATCAGGCGCTGCGCCAGCACCTCGCCATCGCGGATCCAGGTCTTCGCAGCCAGGCGCTGGACCTTCGACCAGGTGTGCTTGTGCGTGACCTCGGGCTTCTGCACCCAGTCGCGCCACAGCGTGCGCAAGGTCGCTGCGTATTCCTCGTGGATCGAGCCGTCGCGCCGACGCGGCTGCGGCTCGATGCCGATCCCGTTCGCGCCGATCACGTTATTGACCAGCACGCGCAATGCGCCTCGGGCGATATCGTGGTTTTGCTCTAGGTCGCGCGCCAGCGCACGCAGGGTAGCTGCGCTTTGCCGCACCTGCATATCCGGCGAACGGTGGTCACGCTTGCCTTTGCGGAGGCGCGACGGCTTTGCCGCCTCGTACTGGCTCAGCACCCGGCGCGCGGAAAGCCGGCGCAGGCCGGCGGTTGGGGAAAAGTAGGCGACCAGCCGATCGACAACGGTGAGCGGGACGAAGGTCCGCGCGCTCATGCGTCACTCCCGAAGCGGGCGACCGAGAATCGAAGACCGCCAAATTTTGGCGCAGCCTTGGCAGCGGGCGTCTCCGCAGCAACCCGGGCTTCCCATTCCCGCCGGCCGGCCTGGACGAACGCCAGGTCTTCCATCCGGAGGGTGCGGTCGGCGAATTTAACTTCCTTGCCTTCCAAGATTGCGGTCTCGGCGGCAAGGTATTTTGCGAGCATGTCAGTAGCGTTTGTCATCGGGGCCTCTGTTTGATGCCCCGACACTACGCCTCAAGCTGTCCAGTTTCTACGGAAAACAGTGGACGATTCCAGCTACATACAGCGGTAGCATCAGACAGTTAATATGAAGGTCACGTTGTGTGATATGGCTCAGGATCAAGGGGATAGCCTTTGAGAACTGAGACTGTCGCACCGGCTCGCCTCCTGAAGCCCCAGCTGCCCGAAAGCCAAGCACTAAGCTCACGAGAATATACGCTTTCCCACTCCTCCCCCTGAAGGCGAGTAGACAGTGGCCGGAGAGCCAGCTCAGTCTCTTTTCCGTGAAGTCCGCCCTCCGCCTTCGGCAGATTGTAGGAAGCCAAGTAGAGTTTTCCCGTCATATTCTTATACCCTGCAAATTTCGACGGTACGAAATGGAACCAACCGGTCTCATCAACATACGCGTACCAGTGATGGACTAAGGGCACAATTCGCTGCAGGCCATAGGCTAGCTCTTTGTCCTCTATGTCTTTGTTGAAACGAATGGCGTTCTGAACAACGTCATCGACGGTGGTAACGAATTGGTGGTATTTGCGCATGACAGGCAGCCTCGGCAGGAGTGATGAAGTTGAAATTTGCTGGACCTACCGGACCTAACGGACCTATCGGACCTAACTAATCCGATAGTAACACTTGTTTCCTTAATGCATCACCGACTCGGCAAAAATACAACAGCTCCCGCCGTGTCAAAAACATGGGCAACGCCAATCATCCGCCCTTGATGATCTTGTAGAACGCGCTGCGGCCCAGGCCGTACCGTTCCATCAGCTCGCGGCGATTGGTCATGTTGTACTCGGCACGGATGGCCAACGCTCGTTCATCAGGATCGGGTCGGCTCTGCTTTACGTACACCTCCTGGCCGCCGAAGTGCAACCGCACCTTCTTCTCAATCGCGCGCTCAACTTCTTTCGAAAACACCTCGGTACCAAGTGTGTCCCGAACTTCCTTCAACAGCATGGCGACTACGTCCGGCTGCTTGTACCGTTGTATCGATTTCACGAGAACCCCCTACCCATCCAGTCGTCCGACGCGAACCCGGAAGATCCGGTGCGCCGGGGTTGGTCCGCCGGCTTTGCCACCGGCGCTGCTGCCGGCTCCTGTTTCGCGGGAGCCTGAGGTACGACCACAGGGGCAGGTTCCTCGATTGTCATCGGCCCCGCGAACAGGTCGACAATCGCCGGCTGCACCAGCGCTTCCAGCTGCTCCCAGTACACGGCCTTCTTTTTCCCCAGTTCGAGATGAGTCTCCAGCCACACTGTGTAGACCGTGCAGTCCCAGGCCTCGACCCGCTTGCGTAGCGCAGTCCAGCGCGATTCCCGGCCGCCGGCGGTCGCCCGCTCGACACGGGCCTCGCCGGCCATCTGTTTGAAGAACTCGTCACTGGCGTCCTTCGAGAAGTGCACATAGCCCGGGCCCGGCCTGGTGATCTGCAGGCGGCCATAGATCAGGTCTTTCGCCAGGTTGGTACCGACCTGCCACAGGATCATGCCCTTCTTGCGCTTCTTGCCGCGCCAGTCGATATCGACCTTCGACGCACCATCCTTGATATGCTTCTCGCGGCCGGACCGGCCTTTCACGGCGAAGATGCGGTGGCCCTTCTGTGCAGACGTCTGCACGAAGTTGTACACGGCCTGTGTATTGTGGCCGCCGGTGTCGATCGCGCTGGCGTAGATCTTCAGGCGCTTTCCGCTCGCGTGCGCGAATTCCTTGTCGAAGAGGTATTCGGCCACGTCTTCCCAAACTTGGTCCTCCTCCGGATTGCCGTAGCAGACTTCGTGGTCGACCAGCCATTTCTCGCAGCCGCGGCCATAGGCCCAGACTGTGAGCTCGATGCGGTTGGGCTGCGTGTCGCAGCCGGCCAGCAGCTGAAGCCCACCCATGGGAACGGTGTCGAACTTGTAGGGCTCGGCCCGGTCCTTCAGTGTGTCGGCCTCGGTCTTCTCCACGTCCAGCGCCCAGGTCTCGCCCAGCGTCGTGTTCGTGAAGGCTTTCAGCTTCGTGATGTCGCCGGACTGGGCCTTCTCGTACGCCTCCATGAAGTCCTGCACGATCGAAGCCCAGTTCACCGCCGGGCTGTACGCTGTCCACACGTGGAAGGCGATATGCGCCGGCGGCGTCACGACCTGGCCAGCACCGTTACGGAACACGCCGTCGAAGTCGATCGTCATGCTGCCATCGACATTCTGCCAGCGGCCCAGATCGGCCACGGCCAGGTATTGGCCCTGGTCGATCAGCGCGCTGCAGTGCGGGCATAGGTGGCGCACGGTAGCCGGGTCGCCATCCACCCACTTGAAACCCGTCGTGTCGTCCTTCTTGCCCCAGGCAAGCTTGTGGAAGCCTCCGCACTCGGGGCATGGAATCGCGTAGGCGAATCGTTCGTCCGCCGCGTTGTACCGGTCCTCGATCAGCGAGAAGCCGCCCAGCTTGGGCGTGGAGCCTGTGACAAATTTCGGGAACGTCGCGCCCTCCACACGCTTGCGCGCCAGGATGTCCGGCGAGCCTTCCTTGTCGATGTCGCGCAGGAATGCATCCAGCTCGTCGAGGTAGGCCACGTCGACCGAGATCCGGCGGTAAGCGCGAGCCGCGGTGCCACCTCGCGTGTGCAGCAGGCAGCCCAGGAACTTCTTCTGCGCCAGGGTGTTGTCCTTGTTCCTGGAGACGTGCGCCGGCATCGCGCGCTCCATCACTTTCACGTCGCGCAGCATGGTGTCCAGCTCGGTCTTGACGAACTCGTCGCTGTCGCCATCGGTTGGCTGCCACAGCACCTGGTTGCGGCGCTTGTGCTCGGCGAAGTAGCCGATCGCGGCCAGCAGCATCTTCGTGTAACCCACCCGGGCCGACTTCATGAAGTCCAGGTCGCGGATATCGTCGTTACCGATACACGCCAGGATCGCGCGCTGGAACGGCCATGGCACCCAGTTCTGCTCGACGTACGACGATTCCTTCGACAGGTAGAAGTTTTCTCGCGCCCACGCTTCGAGCGTTTTTGGCTCGGGCACGCCGAACGCACCCAGGCCACGCCCTACGGTGGCTTCAAGCTCCGGCGACTGCCAGCCGACCACCTCGTACATATCGCTCATGCGTCGATCACCTCGTCGGACCCCGCGCCCCGGTCTTCATCAGATTCCGCGCCGGAGTCACGCAGGTCCGCCAGCGACATGCTCGCCACGATGTTGCGCACGCGCGCGATCTCCGCGCCGATGTTCTTGATCTCGTCGCCGGACAGCGCCGGCACGCGGCGCTTCACGGCGCCCGGGATCCCTTCCAGGATGCCCGCGATCTTGCCGCCGGCCTTCGACAGCACTTCCTCGATCAGCGTTACTGGCGCGAGCTCGCCGCGCGTGACGGCGTTCTGCATCTCGATCCGTTCGCGCTGGGCCTTCGCCAAGCCCGCCCGCTCGTTCACCAGATCGAGCTCGCCATTGCTGGCACGGCCGGCGGCTTGCTCGCGCAGGTGCGCGCAGTACATCTGCAACGCCTGTCGCGCCGGCACCTTCATATCCAGCACGCCGCGGCCAACCAAGTTGCCGATCGCCTGCTGCGTGACACCGACCAGCGCGCCGAAAGCTGCCTGCGTCATGGGTTCGTTCAGGTCAGTCGACAACACAACCCCCTTGGAAATGGCCTGTGACTAGAGAAAAGTCGGGGTTCGAATTACCCTTGGCAGAAGGGGCTTGGGAGTACCTTGGATCGTTGCACGGTTGCAACAAAAGGCGGTGACCGGTCATCGTGCGGTCCTTTGCGCTTCGGCGTAGGCCGCCTCGAATTCGCCCGCGAACTCCTGCTCGATCGTCTTCTCCGCCACGAATCGGAAGTCGTAGATCGGCTGGTAGTCGGCAGTGCGGACGAACAGCAGCACCGGCTTGATGGCCGAGCCCTGCGCGAAGTTGATGCGCTGCCAAATGCCAAGTGGCAGGCGGTCGCCAGGGCTGCCGACAAAGTACGCTACGCCCGGCCTGGTCCGCGTGCCACGAGCCAGGCGCGCGCGTGATGCCGCCGTCATGTTCGCCTTGTAGCCAGCCTCCGGGAACGCCTGGAAGAACGCCAGGATCTGGACGATCTGGCCGCGGCTGATATTGCCAT belongs to Pseudoduganella albidiflava and includes:
- a CDS encoding terminase small subunit gives rise to the protein MSTDLNEPMTQAAFGALVGVTQQAIGNLVGRGVLDMKVPARQALQMYCAHLREQAAGRASNGELDLVNERAGLAKAQRERIEMQNAVTRGELAPVTLIEEVLSKAGGKIAGILEGIPGAVKRRVPALSGDEIKNIGAEIARVRNIVASMSLADLRDSGAESDEDRGAGSDEVIDA
- a CDS encoding phage portal protein, which gives rise to MSARTFVPLTVVDRLVAYFSPTAGLRRLSARRVLSQYEAAKPSRLRKGKRDHRSPDMQVRQSAATLRALARDLEQNHDIARGALRVLVNNVIGANGIGIEPQPRRRDGSIHEEYAATLRTLWRDWVQKPEVTHKHTWSKVQRLAAKTWIRDGEVLAQRLIGAVPFLDHGSRVPYSLELMEADYLPLHYADADRRIAQGVERNAWGKAVGYWVYKAFPGSDNWGKGSYELKRIDAANMLHVASLDRIGQTRGISEFASVITRLEDIKDYEESERIAAKVAAALTVYVKKGGPDDYAEADTTSGVREIGMAPGMVIDSLKPGEEIGMIDSNRPNPNLIHFRQGQLRAVAAGLGGSYSSIARDYNGTYSAQRQELVEQWIHYAVLTDDFVGQFVQPAWKDFVKAARLSGLANPPADLMPESIDDALFIGQSMPWIDPLKEALAWHSLVQDGFASEVEVIRKRGGNPRDVLEQIAAFRKQANEKGLAFGSDFANQQKTGAESNLNDDRKENE
- a CDS encoding Mor transcription activator family protein is translated as MLLKEVRDTLGTEVFSKEVERAIEKKVRLHFGGQEVYVKQSRPDPDERALAIRAEYNMTNRRELMERYGLGRSAFYKIIKGG
- a CDS encoding phage terminase large subunit family protein, whose amino-acid sequence is MSDMYEVVGWQSPELEATVGRGLGAFGVPEPKTLEAWARENFYLSKESSYVEQNWVPWPFQRAILACIGNDDIRDLDFMKSARVGYTKMLLAAIGYFAEHKRRNQVLWQPTDGDSDEFVKTELDTMLRDVKVMERAMPAHVSRNKDNTLAQKKFLGCLLHTRGGTAARAYRRISVDVAYLDELDAFLRDIDKEGSPDILARKRVEGATFPKFVTGSTPKLGGFSLIEDRYNAADERFAYAIPCPECGGFHKLAWGKKDDTTGFKWVDGDPATVRHLCPHCSALIDQGQYLAVADLGRWQNVDGSMTIDFDGVFRNGAGQVVTPPAHIAFHVWTAYSPAVNWASIVQDFMEAYEKAQSGDITKLKAFTNTTLGETWALDVEKTEADTLKDRAEPYKFDTVPMGGLQLLAGCDTQPNRIELTVWAYGRGCEKWLVDHEVCYGNPEEDQVWEDVAEYLFDKEFAHASGKRLKIYASAIDTGGHNTQAVYNFVQTSAQKGHRIFAVKGRSGREKHIKDGASKVDIDWRGKKRKKGMILWQVGTNLAKDLIYGRLQITRPGPGYVHFSKDASDEFFKQMAGEARVERATAGGRESRWTALRKRVEAWDCTVYTVWLETHLELGKKKAVYWEQLEALVQPAIVDLFAGPMTIEEPAPVVVPQAPAKQEPAAAPVAKPADQPRRTGSSGFASDDWMGRGFS